A segment of the Juglans regia cultivar Chandler chromosome 15, Walnut 2.0, whole genome shotgun sequence genome:
ACAGAACTTCTCTTCGTAACTTCGTTGTCGTGGGTAATGGCTAGCGACTGCGACTGTGGGTGACACCGTGATGCCGTGACAAGTCTTCGAGTTTAATCACCAACGGCCGCAGGCTTGCAACCATGGTGACTATGGGCCCTACAGATTTGCCACAGATCTGTATGACCCATGGCCGCGGCCGTGACCCGTGGGTCTATTGTTCGATTTTGTTCAATTTGCTAGATTTTTCTGATATGTAAGtttgtttggtttgatttgtaagtttatttttcagtttttgtttaGTAATATCTGTAATTATTCTTTGCTAAGATTATTGATGAAGTGTGAAAAAACAAGATgttaaaaatcaaaacaaactaaaCTGACTTTAAAAAGTGCTTTGCTTTTCTTCACGCCCACCACTCCTTACACTCTGGGATGCACAGGTTGGAAGTTCCTTTCTGAGTGGGAGGGTGTACTGccttgtatttttaattgtgcTATTGGCCAATAAGCACTTTGTAATCAACTGTTTGCACTATATAAAgtatttcttacttttttttaatagggtGAGCGATTGCggcaaaatattttagaaaaggTCCAGGCCAGCCAACTTCAAACTCTCTCAATTGTGGAAGAAAAGGCCCTTCAGAAATTCCGTGAGAAGGAGGCCGAGGTTGAGAGTATTAACAGGAAGAATGCAGAGCTTGAAGAGCGAATGGACCAGTTGACTGCTGAAGCAGGTGCATGGCAGCAGCGAGCCAGATACTATGAAAACATGATTGCAGCTCTCAAATTCAATCTTCAGCAAGTTTATGCTCAAAATAGAGATAGTAAGGAGGGATGTGGTGATAGTGAAGTAGATGATACAGCTTCTTGCTGCAATGGCCGTTCCATTGATTTTCACCTGCTTTGCAAGGATGACAATGACATGAAAGAGATGATGACTTGCAAGGCTTGTAGAGTCTATGAAGTGTGCATGCTTTTGTTGCCATGTAAGCATCTCTGCCTCTGTAAAGATTGTGAAAGTAAGCTTAGTTTTTGTCCTCTGTGTCAGTCCCCCATATGTAATGCATTGCTCTTGTCGTTTTGTTGACTTCCCACTTGTTCTGTGCTCGTGTTTTCTTCTACGGCTCCTTTGTATTTTCAACATTGTTCAAGTTATCTGACATATTAGGCTTTCTGCACATTGTTTTTCGGACATTgtatagtaaataaaaaatcttgtgCCTATATTTATATTCTGATGAGACTTATATGTTTGAAATTAGCTAGAGT
Coding sequences within it:
- the LOC108990399 gene encoding probable BOI-related E3 ubiquitin-protein ligase 3 isoform X1, with product MAFPPHQFQQHYQPQPLQQQHSKSFRNLCTIDGQISQPAAYYNPTNLQDQSQHPPYVPSFHVAGFAPGPVAANDGSDGGVDLPWNFGLETKKKRLKEQDFLENNSQISSVDFFHPRSVSTGLGLSLDNTRMASTGDSGLLLPIGDDIDRELQRQDAEIDRLLKVQGERLRQNILEKVQASQLQTLSIVEEKALQKFREKEAEVESINRKNAELEERMDQLTAEAGAWQQRARYYENMIAALKFNLQQVYAQNRDSKEGCGDSEVDDTASCCNGRSIDFHLLCKDDNDMKEMMTCKACRVYEVCMLLLPCKHLCLCKDCESKLSFCPLCQSPICNALLLSFC
- the LOC108990399 gene encoding probable BOI-related E3 ubiquitin-protein ligase 3 isoform X2; translation: MAFPPHQFQQHYQPQPLQQQHSKSFRNLCTIDGQISQPAAYYNPTNLQDQSQHPPYVPSWFAPGPVAANDGSDGGVDLPWNFGLETKKKRLKEQDFLENNSQISSVDFFHPRSVSTGLGLSLDNTRMASTGDSGLLLPIGDDIDRELQRQDAEIDRLLKVQGERLRQNILEKVQASQLQTLSIVEEKALQKFREKEAEVESINRKNAELEERMDQLTAEAGAWQQRARYYENMIAALKFNLQQVYAQNRDSKEGCGDSEVDDTASCCNGRSIDFHLLCKDDNDMKEMMTCKACRVYEVCMLLLPCKHLCLCKDCESKLSFCPLCQSPICNALLLSFC